GTCCTGAACCTGTTTCTCCTCCTGACGACCCGCGAGGCGACGCACGGGGGCGCCGACATCGGGGCCGCCCACCAGGCGATCAGGCAGGTCTGGATGTTCGGCACCTTCGTACTGGACGCCCTGGCTGTCACGGGCCAGAGCCTGGTGGCTTACTTCCTCGGTGGCGACAGGATCAGGAGCGCCAGGAAAGTGGCGCGTATCGTGTGCCATTGGAGCGTGTGGTCGGGTTGCCTTCTGGCCCTCATCCTGTGGCTGGGTAGCGGGGTTGTAGTCGATCTGCTCGTGCCCGCGACCGCGGTAGCCTATTTCCATTCCGCCTGGATCATCGCCGTCGTCGTACAGCCACTGAACGCCCTGGCCTTTGCCACAGACGGGCTGCACTGGGGCTCGGGGGACTACCGGTACCTGCGGAACGCCGTGGTCGTCGCCACCGGCGTGGGTGCGGCCGGACTGCTCGCCGGTCCCCATGCCCTGGATTGGATCTGGCTGATGACCGGGGCCTGGATCGGGGTCCGGGCGACCCTGGGCGTGGTACGGATCTGGCCGGGTGTGGGGAACAGTCCGTTCAGAGTGGAGGGGTGAGGAGGTGGGCGCCCCCCTGCGAAATCCGGCTTGGAGGCATATCCGGCAGTCGAGACGGAAGGAGACGAGTCGGGGGTGCAGGAGCTACCAGGGAAACGCTAACGTCGGCCGATTCACAAATCGTTCCATGGCGATTACGAGCCGGGCGCCGGAACCCGGCGCGAGCCGGAGTTTGAGATAGTCGCCTTTCACTTCAGCAGTCTCGCCACCTTCTTCCGCCGCCTCCCGTTCCATCGAAACCGATTTCAACGCATGCTCACGGTAGGCGCCGCCCTGTATGACAACGTCCGCGTGATTTACCGGGTTCAGGTTGACCAGGGTCACCGCGGATTCCCTTTCGCCGACTGTGTCGACCAGGGCGGCCACGTCCTCCGGGAGGCCTGGTCTTCGCGCCGCCGGATCGAAATAACGGAACATGCAGTGGACCGCCTGGGCGCGTTTCGGGTCGGGGCCGCCCATGGTCTGTTGAAACAACACGCCCGGCGTCGCGGGGTTGAAGCCGTTTGTGTTGTCTGACAGGCGCGTGTCCGGCGTCATCGGATCGTTGCGTATCCATTCCACCTTTTGTCGGACGGACGCCAGGTCTGCCTGCAATGCTTCTTCCGGATATGCGGGATTCTCTCCCGACACGTATCGCACCCACACATCATCGGTGCAACGCGCCTGCGCTTCCTCCGACATCGACCAGTACCAGGTCTCCAGTGCACCGACACTATAGGGTTCCGGCGTAAAGTTATACCATCCGTCGTCCCCGTACTTGTTGGGGTACATCGTAACGCCGTTCTCCTCTCGCGCGTTTGCGTTGATCAGGTCGATCATCTCGCTCCACGGCCCCACGTAGGATCGGTCACCGGTCAGCAACAGCGCGTGACTGAAGCCCGCCAGGCCGAGCGGAATCGTGGTTCGATGGGCAAGTTCCCCGCTCTGCGGTATGACCGTCGTAAACCCCCACCCATAGCAGCCGCCGTACCACTTGCCGTCGCAGGCGCTCCCGATCACGCCGTCGAGGCCGACGTTGGATGGAATGATTCCGCCGTTGGCGCGCGTTCGCTCTACCCAGGCGTCCACGTATTCCAGGATCCAGTCCCGGTACTTGTCCTCCCCCGTCAGTGCGTAGGCGTTGAAGGCGAGCCCCGTCGCCAGCATGTTGGAGGGATGATCGCCGACCACGTCGGTGTAGTCCTTGAAATGGTCCAGCATCTCCTGGTAGTTGCGCTCGCCGTGGGCCAGGACGAAGCGGCCCTCCTCGATGGGATCCCCCGTCCAGTCCAGGGCCGTGGCCTTGCGCAGCATGGGGCCCCGGCTGCCGTTAAAGAGGCTTCGGATGATCCGGTGTTCCGGGTCGTAGTTCCGCGCACCGGGATCCTCGTCCATGTAGAAACCGGACCAGAGCCGCACACGCCGCTCGTATTCCTCCGCCTCCGGGTCGCAGAGCCCGAGATCCCCGAAGACCGACATGCTCTCGCCGTTGTGCAGCCAGTCGAACAGGACGGGGAATTCCTTGTAGTACATTCCGTCCCGGCAGAAAGGCACGTCCACCGTCTTTGCCTCGGTGTACTGTTGGATATGGCCATCCTGCGCCAGGTTGCTCATGGCGAGTAGTTTCTCCGGTCCGCCCAGCATGTACAGAATGGGCCAGCCGGTCAGGTTCTCGATAGCGTCGTCCGGTCCGTCGTCGCCGCCCCAGCGGGGCACGCAAAGCATATAGCCTCGTTCGTCGAAGTATCGGTCGTAGAAGTACGCGCAGGCCCGGGCCTGGGCTTTCAGGGACTCCTTCTGCAGGAGCGCCCATACGGGCGGCGGCATCGGGGTGGTGATGGTCAGGGTGGTCATCAGTTTAACCGTCTTTCTGTTTGCTGTGTACTGTTGGACTGGGTATTAAGGCAGGCCACCGGCCGGTAATAACCGCATCACGTGTAACTCAGGTTGCGGCATGTTGTCCAGTTTAAGGCCTGACAATCAGCCAAGCACTCGAATGGGGCCAGGGTATTTCCCCAGCGTCGCGTCTGTGGTCAACAGGGTCATCCTTTCTATTTGAGCCTGTGCAACCAGGATGCGGTCGAATGGATCCCTGTGTATATTTGGAAGTAGGTCTAGGGCCAATGCGTGCGTGCCCGTTATGGATAG
This genomic interval from Gemmatimonadota bacterium contains the following:
- a CDS encoding MATE family efflux transporter, which produces ALRGLQDMLSPLWIALGINGINIVLDPILIFGAGPVPALGITGAAVASVVAYWIGAVWSIWIVRRKLGWTFQVEFSAVGRLMRTGVDLFIRTGVLNLFLLLTTREATHGGADIGAAHQAIRQVWMFGTFVLDALAVTGQSLVAYFLGGDRIRSARKVARIVCHWSVWSGCLLALILWLGSGVVVDLLVPATAVAYFHSAWIIAVVVQPLNALAFATDGLHWGSGDYRYLRNAVVVATGVGAAGLLAGPHALDWIWLMTGAWIGVRATLGVVRIWPGVGNSPFRVEG